In Methanocaldococcus sp. FS406-22, the genomic stretch TTTTTCCATCTTTATCTTAGTGTCATAGCCATAGAGTATTTTTAAGGCAGTAGCAACCTCTTCTAATGAAGCATTTCCTGCCCTTTCACCAATACCATTAACTGTTACATGACACTGAACAGCTCCACCTAAAACAGCTGAGCATGTATTTGCTGTAGCCATTCCAAAGTCGTTGTGACAGTGAACTGATACTGGCAAATTAACATTTTCAGTTATTTTTTTAAATAATTCCTGGCTTTTTTGTGGGGTTAAAACTCCTACAGTGTCACAGACACAAACTCTATCTGCTCCAACCTTTTCTCCCTCATTAAACAATTTTATTAAGAAATTTACATCACTTCTTGTTGCATCCTCCGCTGACAATTCCACAATCAATCCATGTTCTTTAGCATATTCGACTGCCTTTAAAGCGGTTTCTAAAACCTCGTCTGCTGTTTTTCTTAATTTATATTTCATATGTATTGGAGATGTTGGCACTACTAAATGAACACTATCTACATCACACTCTAAAGCTGCATCTATATCTATTGGTAAAGCCCTAACGAATGAGCAAATTTCAGCATTTAACCCCTCTTTTGTTATTAATTTTATTCCTTCCCTCTCTCCTTTTGAGGTTATAGCTGAACCTGCTTCTATAACATCAACTCCTAACTCATCCAACTTTCTTGCTATCTCTAACTTATCATTTGGTGTCAAAGAAACTCCAGGTGTTTGTTCTCCATCTCTTAATGTTGTATCAAATATTCTCACCATCATAACAATCCCTCATAAAAATAATTTGGTAGATAGGTTAGTTGATTTAATGAATTTAATACTAAATAAAAACTGTTTCAAATATTAGCTACAATATATTTAAAATTTTAGGTGAAATATCTAAAAACTAAAATTCTGAAAAATAGATTAGTTTTTAACAACCTTTCCAGTAATCGACCTCCTTCCATAATCAACAATTTCAACATCTACAAATTCTCCAATTTTTAAATTTTTATCAACAATTCCTACTAAAATTGGATAGCTCCCAAACTGCCTTCCAAAATATAAGTTATCCCTCTCCTTAACCTCAATAAATACATCTTTTAGTATAGTTCCTTTTGGCACAACCCTCTTAAGCATTTTGTTATCTATCTCTTCCCTAACCTTCTCTTTAAACCATAAAAATAGCTTCTTTCTCTTTTCTGCCTTTTTTATATCCTTTAGAGTTATATCAGTCCCAAAGAATGGAACTACCTGCCTTATGTTAATCCTTCTAATCATAAAACCTCTATCATAAATCTCCTTTAAATACTCAAAATTTATAGCAAATGTTTCTTTTCTCTCCCCTTTCAATCCAAACAATAGATTTATACCGGGCAATAAATATGGCAATCCTGTTTCTCCTCTTTGTCCTCCAATTTCATTTAAAATTTCCACAGCTTTTAAGACATCTTCTGGTGTTGTTAATAAGTTATTAGCTTTAATTACTTTTTCATCAAAACTTTCAACACCAAAAGCTGCAACATTCCCACTTGTGCAATATTTAACCAATATTTTAGCAACCTCTCTGCTTTCATTCTCATGCCTTGCTATCACTGCAGGATTGGCATTGTCT encodes the following:
- a CDS encoding (R)-citramalate synthase, whose translation is MMVRIFDTTLRDGEQTPGVSLTPNDKLEIARKLDELGVDVIEAGSAITSKGEREGIKLITKEGLNAEICSFVRALPIDIDAALECDVDSVHLVVPTSPIHMKYKLRKTADEVLETALKAVEYAKEHGLIVELSAEDATRSDVNFLIKLFNEGEKVGADRVCVCDTVGVLTPQKSQELFKKITENVNLPVSVHCHNDFGMATANTCSAVLGGAVQCHVTVNGIGERAGNASLEEVATALKILYGYDTKIKMEKLYEVSRIVSRLMKIPVPPNKAIVGDNAFAHEAGIHVDGLIKNTETYEPIKPEMVGNRRRIILGKHSGRKALKYKLDLMGIEVSEDQLNIIYERVKEFGDLGKYISDADLLAIVREVTGRVVEEKIKLDELTVVSGNKITPIASVKLHYKGEDITLIETAYGVGPVDAAINAVRKAISGVADIRLVEYRVEAIGSGTDALIEVVVKLRKGTEIVEVRKSDADIIRASVDAVMEGINMLLD